The region actCTGAGTAACAAATAACCTGCGAAAGCATCCGGTTTTTTCGACTATAGTTTCACCCGCCGAGAAAAACCGTCTGCGAAACCGAGCCGAGAAAAATTTTCCGTGACATCAGCTGTTAGTGATTCACCTTGCATATTCAAAGAAGCAAAGCACGAGTTTTTGCGTGGATTTCACGCAACGCGTGGGAAAATATGACGGAAGATGAGTTGAGAAAAGTGAGCGAAGTCTTCGAGTTTGAAAGACTCAACAAGCATCAAGAGGAAGCCTTGCGATTTGTTGCTGAATCAAATGTTTTCGAGAGTCTTCCAACTGGTTTCGAAACGCCTGTAATATTTCGTGTATTCTTATGTGGAACAAACTCGTGAAAAGAATATTGTCATCGTTGTGTTGCCATTTGTTAACCTGTTGAAAGACCAAGTCAGCCGCTTAACATCCCTCGGAATAAGCGCAGTATCACTCTGATAAAAAATTGAGATCAGTTGAAAAAGGACGCCCTGGtcaaacaaactaagaaaacactttttgttttgacagccaatgGGGCTCTAGATCTgcttggcacattaatgacaataggtgacgtcaatgatatcttccctattgttggctgtaaatgttgaggtagtggcaaaacactgtccaacattgcttgacgaaACATTCAAGTTAAATATGGCGCTAACACTGAGACGAAAACAACTCGTAGCGTTTGTGctactggagctgtttgaggacggaaatgatGGATTAATTTAAACgaggaaaaaccaaaaaatggttaagagaacTTTTAGAAAAGAGTATGTTCACTGCAAGGTAAATTTGCGTTTAGAAGATGATGAGAATGAGCACGGATCAATTTGCAAGAAATTTTAGACGCTATTGAACTAAACAGTGAGCGATAGTCAATTGGGAGACTGAGACTGTCCCAAAGATATGGCCTTGCCTCATGCTtgctgatcaaggtttctgcCTGTTGAGTTCATAAACTTCCACGATGTCCCCTTGATCCTCGTATGCCACGTTTGTTGCAAATAAAGATAGTTATTCGTGGTTGGCTAGCAGCGCGAACGTCAATCGATtaaggacacaactttgttggaagagcggcaaaacactgcaacatttgTTTCGTCGAGCAGATTGTTGATCACAatatttgatcaaaagcaaactccatccaacactTGATGGAACAAAGGATGTTGAacgaacatcatccaacatggatGGCCAAACGgtctaacaatgttggatcgagcaaagttggagcgttgaatcCTTTGTTctatagtttggccagggctttagcaTCGGCAATTTTCTAAGGCACGTGTTGCTTGCGATCGTTATTAAAATTATGCGTCTTTGCACGTTGGCATGTAGCGTTTACTTCCTATCCTCCGGTGAGTGTTCTTTACCTTCATACGGCAAAACTAGAGTGGCTGTTTTACCCACTTCAGCTGGGAAATCAATTGTTGTTGCTGCCTCGGTTTCGCAGACAGTTTTTCTCGACGGGTGAAACTAGAGCCAAAACAACCGGATGCTCTCGCACGAtaactaacaaacaaaaaaacaatacaattaTCAAGAGCCAAAATATGGTGTGCAGCTATTGATGTTAATGGTGTTAGGTGGATGTGGGAAAGATAATTAACTTGTTGCTAGGCAACGGGTAGAGGCcaactgaaaaatcaaagtCCAAGACAGGAGCTTACGACCCTGTTTCTTTTTCAATGAAAGGTGCTGTTTGGGGGAGGCACTAGTTTCGTGCGCGCGGTGATGATGCAAGGTTAATGTTCAAAAGATAGCTTGTCATGGCTAAATAATAGACCCTTTTTCTGGGTTTCGCGCCTGGGCTTAAAATAGtaagaaatcttgaatttcaacCGTAGTGAGCTATTACGGGTTATCTTTGATAGGGTGTGTCCCTTATTTTGAGCTATTGTAGGCAACCCAAAGTGCTTTTTTCCCTACTCTCTCTACCCTGGAAACCCACGAGCATTTTAAATCTATAGCGCTAAATCTATAGGTGTgtcccttattttgagcaattGTAGGCAACTCACAGACCTTTTTTTCTACTCTCTCTGCCCTGGAAACCCACGAGCACTTTAAATCTCTACCTCAATCCAGCTGACAATTCCATTGCAATCTGGCGATGTATTCCCTTCTCCGCTAGCATGCTTGGCTGTTAGTATGACTGTTGGGTAGTTATTGTATGTCCGCGTAAAATTCACGTCCTTTAAATCACAAAATAAAACATCTTTGTCAACAGGTCGAGTTTACTTAAATCTCTCTCTACCTCTCATGGCGAGTCAATTACAAAGTGCAGAGTCTTTCAGGCGAAAATAAAACCATGAAATTAACAAACAAGTTTATCTCCACTAAACGGGATCAAAAATTAAAAGTAACCCAGTACCAACGCAATCACTTTGCAGTTGAACTACAAATATCAGATCAGGTTAGCCTGTAGATCTTTACCACATTTAAAATTACAGAGTTTCACAAGGGTTACGCAGCAAAAATCGATTGAAATTCAAGGACCGCGGGTTTGTTATCGACGCTTGGTACCAAGGAAAACTAATTTGCTCTGTCCCTTTTCAGTTTTAAGCAAAGAAGCGGAATGTTCTTCTCATGTAGTTTTTAAGAATACACGCCTCCGAGAGATTATATTTGAACGAATACAAAAGCGGccacgttacatccaaatagaAAGGCTTGGAAGATGGTTATTTTGAATTGTACTGCCGTACAACCGTAATCATGAAGTCCACTCAAGTTGTGAATTTTCGTAACGTTCCTGCATATAGTGATTACTATTTTCCTAAAAAAACTAGGTGTTTAGGGATGACGATATACAAATGAAGTCATGTTTATTGCTGCAAGAGAACTTGTACTGTTATCAGGAGGTCCTGATAACACTGCACACTGGGAAATATGATAAATGTTCCGTTGACATGACAAGTGAGATTTGGACACTAATAAATGTAACCTGCAAAGAAATGGGCACATGGAAATGGGATTGGTAACCCCTTGCCCTCTTCAgggcatttttttttatcattgttACGTTTTCACACCTGGCAAAAAGCGAAATTGTTACTCTTGGAAGGTAATATCCcatttggaaagctgacattATTATGCTCTGTAAATAACGGTCTGTATATGGTCTCGAACGCCAACCAATTCTGAGGAGAAgagcaaagaaacaaagaaacaagtaactcagttgttctttttttttactcccATTACCTGTCGAAATGCAAAGAACTCATGGTTTGTATTAAGATAcactctccctctttggattttCTCGTTTATCTTATCACATGTATAtcgcaaaattactgaatgtgGATTGGCTGAGATggagggcatttttttcttaatgacGAGGgtacttttggtaatcaagagatcctgattggttaacaggtACTTTATCCATAGCAAgcaaagttacaagagaatctttttccagattaaactacttttttgtccacatataaTTTTGAGCGCTATTTCTGgtgaattgaattgaactttaaccgaatggGAGCGTGTTGATTGGTATTTCTTGCGGCACTGAAAGGGCCTCCCTTGACAACTTTGCCCTTATGTGATTAAAATgcaatcgcaatgtgccctctTGCAATTaaagattaatttcacttgtatttcaaaagttttccaaattgccctcggcGCTTCATGATTTCAGGTAAtgttgtgaaaactttgaaaatacgtgCGAAATTAATCCTCAATTGCTctcgggcccatgcgattaccaatacaaattttggaaaagtaGTGAATGGTCTTAAGAGCGCCGAGTAAACCTTTTGAAACCACATTGAAAAACGCTACAATTTTACTGATCTGAGTAAGAGTTAACTATGATATTGGAATAGCTTAAAAAATGGAGGATTTATAACTTCTATCATTTTCACCAAAGTTAGTTTGAGAATCATCTATCAAGCAAACGTCCCGTAAAATTTTCGGTGAAAAAGGGACGAATACGTAATGATCCGTAATGTTAAGTTCGTCATCAGACCTGTCATGACTGATAGTCTAAGAACTTCCGGACGAGGCAAAACCTAGAAAAGCCACCTAGAAATTTCTACAGACCTGAAGTGCCCCTAGAACTTCCTTCCTAGCAGAGGTCTATTTTCTTTTGCGTTTGCTGctctgacgagtacgggaaaagcgACCTCTACCAtgagtcgaaactcactgtgttgagcatgcgtggcagttacttagcgaccgaatcctcacgtgatacttcatgttgtgtgggttCACTTAACAACAGAGTGATTACTGTAAGGGATGCGTGGaacacagtgggctcaagttaCAGTCAGCAAACATGTCAGGGGCACGCAGTTTAGAGAGTACCGTACAAGGTTCTGTACCTTGGAGCAGAGTGAGTTTTGACACATCGCAGAGGActtgtcagcccagcgaacgcaaaaagagAAAAGACCCCTGCCAGCAGGGAACATCCgagcaaataaatattttgtatatagGGCAGCTACAAACTCACTAAACGAGCTTCAGTAAAGCATTGTGAAAACCATTTTAGGTAATTCTGACAAATTTTAAGACATTCAATCGTGAGTGCCCTTGAAGACATACTACTCAAAGTCCTTTCAAAGTCAGTCTACCCACCAGCTTGTGTCCTGTAACAGCTGGCTCCATTGAGCGTTACTAGGAAAGGACAGCTAGCGGTTTTCATGACtttgaaaacagtgaaaaaCGCGAACGTTTTCGTGATACTGataaaacaggccatttccgagttcacgtctgcctcctcttcaaagcgagtctaagtgcaaagtttttgttatggtaaatagttctactttgcatatgaataaaaaccaattttcataacaaaaacttcgcacttagactcgctttgaagaggaggcagacatgaactcggaaaaggCTTACTGTAACCATAAAAAATTCCAAAATGTCGTTAAGATTGTTtctgttgttattgtttttgttattgtttgtctTGTGGggaacaagaacaaaaagctaAAACAGGAACATTTTTCGCCATGtgcaacaaaagaacaacatCGTTATAACCCGGGATAGCTTATCACTAAATCACAAAAGTAATATGTACTGCTCACCACAGAAATATCATCGTGAACTCCTGCAAAGTTCTGCAGTTCTCGGATACAAATCTTAAACGAACGTGCAGATACGTCTTCTAACCAGACGCTGGCTGCATCATGCTTCAGGCTTGATCTATAGTGCTCGGCTGTTACGAAGACAGTTGGTTGTGAAGAGAATTTCCCCTGATATATAatttcaaaattaatggaaACATCTAAACCACACATATGCTTATTAGACAACGCTGTTTGTGAGAAACATTGTTGAAAAATTTTGTtatgggggtgggggaggggaggggcaGGGCGCTTTCGTTTTTGGTGTTGTTGTCTGCAAAAAAGTGCAACACATTTTAACAGGGCTTTAATTTTAACATGCAAAAATAATGGGTGGGGCCAGACCCTCCAGGCCCATCGATTGGATCTGCCATTGCTatcaatagaccaaatcggctactGATCTCAGTGGTGTACCCACGTCAAATCctccggggttaagattctttgtatATTGTATTTGCACGATAATGTagtattcatatttaaatgatatggaaatacctgtaACAAAACGTTGTATTTTCAAAGGGTTTGACTTGGGTACACACGGAGTTGAAGAAGTTATATGGCTTATTCTTCATTTCCAAAATCAAAGAGCCcaaacaatagaccttattcacgatagccgccatgctGGATTTtcctttatcatgcaaattagctgcacacttctgagggggcaaacaacacaagttcaagaggttataacgaacatcttagccacaaagatgatttgtttcacattCAATCTAGTGTTTATCGCCTAAGAAGTAAAacagaatgattacacaagttacttcgatgtttttttagtgaaaaatgagcagataacgaagtagaaagtcaaaatgtcggaggcattcaaaggatataaaattattataaaaggtacttaattctgaattctaaaatgtacttttatcAATGTTAATTCAACATTTGGACGAgccgatttttcgcaatttgcctttattccaatgatTGGCCACCcacccccagcataacacatggctaatttgcatgacaatttaaaaaccaacgtggcggctatcgtgaataatgGCTATTCATCTCATTCACGGAAAGAGGCGCTGCAATTAGACTTTTATAGAATGTACTAGCATAATTTTTGACATAATTTGACTAGCATAAGTTTTGCTGATTTTTAAGTAGCACCGCTAGCATAATCGGTACATATTGATAAGCCTGAGACCATTTTTGGTCCATGTTTTAGCAGAATTCACGGTTTAGTAACAGAGGGAGGGCCTTCCTAGGAGGCTGGCAGTCTGGCACGACATGACGAGAACCGGAAGTTGCTACATGATGTTGGTCCCAGTTTGCAAAATGGCGATACCCACGCCGCCCGATAACTTGCAGCTCTCTGCAGACCATACCAGAACCAGTAAACATACCCAGAGAACGTTGCCTTACGCTCATTTTGCAAAACGAATAGTTTTAAGAAAAAGTGGAataatttggaaaaacgaacaaaaaatgGACACTGCTAGAAGCATAATATGCTACTTTCCCAAGAAAAATCTATAAAAGCCTAGCTGCAATACCACCATTGTTTTGCGTGCTAAAGCATTTAAACAGGCCGCTTTCAAAATTTGTAGTGTTCTGTAGtgttaccttattgttgaaaataggtagcaaatgcttagacttaaagggacacttcgtgttggatgtcaaaattggacgtgcatctaattagggtcaattctggacataagtggcgAATTTGCGCGTACACGTACAGCCTGTTTGGTGGTTGACGAAGGATTGTCTTTAGAACTTTTAGCATGATCAATCATTAGGTCGCTTCTCGTCTAGACGCAAGAAATCCGCGGATGAGAGACATCAATGTACTTGGTTTACTTACGCTTGGCAACATGACAGTCTGACAACTAGTTCCAGTCCACCAACGAGAAAATTTTTTCTCGCCCGCAATTCCTCCAGGAGGAGCTCCCTGATAAGCGACCCAATCCACAGTAGCAAAGCTATCTGATGGGTAATCATTTCTTCCTGTTCTGGTCACACATGCGGTGAATTGAGTACTGTTCACACTTTCAACCCAAGGAGTGGTGGCTTCGTGGACATAGGTTGGGTCAGAGTAGTTCACATGATTTACAGTAAGCTGTATGAAGATCTTTTGATGAGGGTAAAATACGAACGGTTCAAATTGAATGGTTTCACACTGATCTTCTGCCCAGGAAGGGTGATTCTTGAACTGATGTCTACCTTTCTGTAAAGGAAAACCtataaaatagaaaacaaaaatgaaaagagtaAGTTGTGTATTCCTCTGGTCCCAGGGGTTTTTTTGAGCCGCGAGAGAACCGCGAAGAGGCGAAGACGCGAAGAGAGAAAAAGCTCTGGTTAACTTGGACTTGAggctcactttcatgcagacgccagggtCAGGATCTGACCCTCAGGCTCTTATTGGTTGGTATTTGtacaaacacgcaaatcaatatgattggttcgttcGATTGGTAATACCGACGCGAGGCGTGATTGTAACTAAGTCTCTTTCACAACTGAGTATAGATGAGTATACCTTCCTCTTTTGACGATGTTTGCACATGATCTGCATCATATTATCAGATTTGAGCAGGCATAGAGAGGCTATACTTACCACGCAggcaaggggggggggggtctacAACGAATAGATTACTGTAGAATAGATGACAACAACGATTGGCCTTCAAGACCACCTTGAACGCCGGATGGTGCATGGAATGCATTGTAAACAGCTATCTAGTCGTGGTATCCAGCTTCCGCATCTCATGGATCTTTCAATCAATAAGGTTACAGCTGTAAGTCACTAGTGGCACAGCAAGGGTGTTAATTAATGGCCTTAATCCTGTTTTCTACATTAAGTTCACTTCGTAACACCAATCACTGGCATCTGTAATATTCTTTGCGAATCTTGTCCTCCTtctcatcatcgtcatcatcatacTTCATCATCATTACCGACCTTTTtaatcgttgttgttgttgtcgtcgttgtttttcttcttcttcttcctctttttattattattattattattattattataagtagtagcagcagcagcagtagcagtagcagtagcagtagcagtagcagtagcaggaGCAGTAGCAGGAGCAGGAGCAggagcagtagcagtagcagtagcagtagtagtagtagtagtagtagtagtagtagtagtagtagtagtagtagtagtagtagtagtagtagtagtagtagtagtagtagtagtagtagtagtagtagtagtagtagtagtagtagtagtagtagtagtagtagtagtagcaacTCATCCATGATGACTCGAGGGTTCTCGAGAAAAAGCACGAGTGTTCCTTACATGAATGGAACCCTTGAGTTTTACTAGACTTTATTTTTGAACCCTATAGTCATCTTAAGCTTTTTTGATAGATTTTTTTTGGGAGATATATGATGTACAGTCGTCCTTGTACGTTCTCTAGCTTCTGTTCATAAACCTTGAAGACGCATACGTACCTGCACAACTTCCAGGGTGATAGTGGGTGTAGTTGCCTTTCGTCTCGCAAATCTCTTTCTGCAGCAAGCACAAGTTTCTGAATGTACGACCATTAGAAGCACACATCTCTTCTTGATAAGACGGGCAGCTGCTTTCGCAAACGCAATCGCAGCGTTGGGGAGATAATGCCGCTGGTTTGCTTTCATACTTGCAACTTGCATTTTTGCAAGGATCGTAATCttaaaaacaccaaaacaacaataccaACAAGCATAACATGCCATATGTAAATACGTGCATAACCCGAAACCGAAACTGGGACCAGAGTGTCGATAATCTGCTTAGTGCTTAGTGAGGCAGGAAGGTGTATGCACATATTGAGAGTGTGCAAGAAAGTAAAGGTTACAGTCTAGATTACTTACATTATCTTTTCAGTCCTCTCTTTTCACTCACGGCATTTTAGTATGGGGCGTTGCTACAACCTTGGAAACAACTTGTTGGCAAAATGTGACACACCACTCACTACAAAATGGTCATTCCATGATTTGTCTGTGTTATAAACGACTGACTTCTCCATACATTACCCCTTCCCCTAATACATTGTTGGTTTAGAAACagccaaaggcttgcacaggaaggggggggggggagggaggagaggggggagagggggggaaGGACCAATAGACTTTGTTTGCGAGTGCATTTCCAATGATTTTCACGCCGGAATTTTTCTCAAGGgctttgtccaagattgtagttatGATAAGTACCTCTCTAGAATTGAAGTATTTCAGGAAATAGTATTTCGTTTTTGGTTTCTAAAGGACGAATTACCAGTTGCGCACCTTTTGGAAATCTCAGATAGGAATGTATAGAATGCCTACGTGAGCTCTAACTTTGTAAGACCAGGTAGCACAGGAATAGAAGTCATCCATATATACTCCCACAGATTACAACATAGCGTTTTAAACGTTGCTTTATGAATAGATGTCGTTATAACTATGTTTAATatctaattttattattttctttatgtcccCAATTTAGCTAAGTTCTACCGTTACCCGGAACGTTTGTTTGTCAATAGGGACGTTTTAATAATATCTAAGACAAAGAGGACATCGAGTTGAGTCATACTGTATCAAAGTACTACTGTTCTCctctaagaaaaaaattaaggaaagcTCTTCGAAACGTTAAAGTTGCACTTTTTACCTCCAATAATCACATAATGAACTTGCAAATTGTCTCTCTGGCCATCAATCCCAGCATAGTCTTTGATGCACACACGAACATAAGCACGGTTAATCTCCTGTATTAAAAGTAACGTTTGAAGCAAAGTGACTTAATGTaccaaaccaaacgttttcaaaggtTTATGGTCTATTGATccttaaaaaaccaaaaaaaaattttgtaaatTGCTGAAATATCTCAAGGGTCAATTTCTGGAATTTTATGATAATAAAGGATCTTACCTCCACCCAGGAGCTTAACGGACCCTTTACGGCACAGAGTGGACTGGAGTTGTTTTTAATGTCCTTGACTGCTGTTGTAAGTACGTTTGGTGGTTCATAGAATGGTTCAGAAAAGTTGATAATCTGAAAGATCAAATTTACCGACCTTTGCTTAACCCTTAATTCCTAatagtgacacttatagattttactctgtgtaacagACAGTACAGTAAGCGGACTGCACCACATTTGGAGCGATGGGTAGCAGCTCTCATAAGGACTCTGGTTTTCTTGCTATCTAAACCTGGAACATGTAGAGATAGATGTGAAaattggacaaaaacaatagaagctgctgcAATAGCCACCCTTCTTGGAGCTGCTTCGCTATACTAAATGACCCTTCTTTATTCAATTAACGCTTTGGTCACTCACAGTTTTTCCCCATACAATCACCAATAACTATTGCCGCACAAAATACGTACCTTACATAACGCGTAATTGTTCTGAGCTAATGGTATCTCGTAATTAGAAAACAAGATCTTGGACGACTCCTTAACTTTCCGGAGCATTGGATAATGTTCGTATGCCATCCAgttctgaaaagaaaacaaaataagttttaaaaaagaacgTGATTGTCTATGTACGCTATTGCATACCACTCTGGTCCTCTTTATGCGATTGTTTGTATTgccaaaacagaaaaatattgtcATTAGTCTTTGCCGTTGTTCCTCTTCTGAATAACATTTCAGACAGCAAAGAGTATTTTAGCATTTCATAATATTAAGTAGCTTTTACCACAAAAGTGATTAATGCATTCCCTACTCCCCAGTTCCCTTACGTATAGGTAGTGGTCCCGTGAACGAGGTGGTTTTTTCAGTTTAGAAACAAATGCCTCTGATCATGATTTACCTAAGAGAATCATGGCTCTTTCTGTCGTGATCGTTTCGGTAagttacatgtttttttttggttgcatAATTATTCAGATTGTGTGATATCTATATTTAtaatataaacaccaatgaaataccaagtgagctttcgcgcgaaaacatgatatcttgacacgtgaaaagatcactgtcgCTACGGTTACATATCAAAAttgcgcctttcgatgcctttcgtgaaatgatttagtatttcattggtgtttacatGATAAATAGAATACTACATGGCCgtttggagatacgaaatttatCTTCTGGTGTTGAAAAGTATTTCACTCGTGCAATgcgctcgaagagaaatttcgtatctccgcgtggccatgtaatatcctatATGTATACGCATAATTCTATTACGTGACTATAAAAATAGGTCCCATCGAATAATTCATTGCACAGCTTGCTTGGAAATCTAGCGAGCCAATAAATCTTGGACTTGATACCGCATTCAAATTTGTACTGTCATTttacctttctttctttctttcttctaaGTTTTAAATGATGTTTGAATAACTTGGCGTTTACAGATCTTTACATACCACAATCAGATTGCTATGAGGGCCATCAAATGTTCTTGACTCTCTTAAGCAGACCACGAGGTGCGTCCTGGAAATACTTTCAATCCAAACGTTCATTGCATCCTTCTTTTGATCAAGGTTTCCGTGTTGAATAGTAGCTTGAACTTCAGGTTCTGTTGAAAAAGCCTACAGAGAAAAATATGTGAATATGTGCGTGTAAATAGGCCAATTTGGAGTCTTGGGGTGATGTCGGTATAACAAGAACCAGAGCTAAAGCATgaagataataatattaaaaataaaaataataacgataacgataacgatgatAATAATAAGGGTAGGGAttgcacagttggttagtgcgggGCCTTCTGTGCGAGAGGTCTTGGGCTCGACCCCCAGCAACCTCACATCCTTGCTTCGACATCTTACCATTTTGTGTAGCTTCAGGTAGCTTAAACACTCTTACACACTTttgcacgcgggaggtcgcgagttcaattccggccggaccaacactcagggtctttaaataactgaggagaaagtgctgcctttgtaactacatctgcaaatggttaggctttcaagtcttctcggataaggacgataagccggaggtcccgtctcacaacccttcaatgttaataatcctgtgggacgtaaaagaacccacacacttgtcgctaagtgtagggcacgtagttcccggtgttgtggtctgtcttctgttgtgtatcatggttgggagggtaaaaaaaggggccacagtaattggcgcaagctgttgtggcgctctgccagcttgactggcaaagttaataaaataaaaaaataaattaaaaaggaGCGCTTATTGAaagaggtgggggggggggggggtaaatgagcgcaccgtcggcttccttcAGActttaaataaggtgtacctttacctaataataataataataataataataataataataataacgagaCAAATTGATAACAGAGAAATATGCTGATTTAAGGGCAAGCTTAAAGAGATTGTATCCCGGTTATAATgttattcaagttaatttagTGTTTGATTTTCTGGCCGGGTACCATAAAGAACTGATTCACAAGTTAAACAATGTAGGACTCTCCGATAGTATG is a window of Montipora foliosa isolate CH-2021 chromosome 5, ASM3666993v2, whole genome shotgun sequence DNA encoding:
- the LOC138003524 gene encoding uncharacterized protein isoform X2, with translation MFMQLAGNDNYKCQYAYFSQPFPNSYIPVRVFTSVNHGNDSAEVHDSVLVWVEDVSTTRFKACIVAGGQGSGSNSTIDWLAFQGYQSGVKHGQARFALFTTGTKCTRVTFSQAFSTEPEVQATIQHGNLDQKKDAMNVWIESISRTHLVVCLRESRTFDGPHSNLIVNWMAYEHYPMLRKVKESSKILFSNYEIPLAQNNYALCKIINFSEPFYEPPNVLTTAVKDIKNNSSPLCAVKGPLSSWVEEINRAYVRVCIKDYAGIDGQRDNLQVHYVIIGDYDPCKNASCKYESKPAALSPQRCDCVCESSCPSYQEEMCASNGRTFRNLCLLQKEICETKGNYTHYHPGSCAGFPLQKGRHQFKNHPSWAEDQCETIQFEPFVFYPHQKIFIQLTVNHVNYSDPTYVHEATTPWVESVNSTQFTACVTRTGRNDYPSDSFATVDWVAYQGAPPGGIAGEKKFSRWWTGTSCQTVMLPSGKFSSQPTVFVTAEHYRSSLKHDAASVWLEDVSARSFKICIRELQNFAGVHDDISVNWLAFETIYRPLFTEHNNVSFPNGILPSKSNNFAFCQDVNFTRTYNNYPTVILTAKHASGEGNTSPDCNGIVSWIEFISNARFRVCVKELFVQRFDPLTVSYAVLADICPDNWIYFKGYCYQKVSSCDSWSNSQSRCAALGANLPSVHSQEENVFLQNLHNGENGWLGLSDIKSEGTFVWSDGTRFDFHYWATNQPNNFRNEDCVHTLGTLPAHRFKWNDVNCSSCHKYSCKKDYDECQGFSHDCPEYATCNNTEGSFNCSWLKPCDSSPCINGGNCTNQADANFTCHCVSGWTGDTCQDTISRGLEKSAIIGSNAKYLVQLSKWLKPVSQGNSFWKLCWRASRDGWSSSTFHSLCDGKGPTVTIIKVNQYIFGGYASISWGE
- the LOC138003524 gene encoding uncharacterized protein isoform X1, with protein sequence MHRIQGSFPLWLSVCFWIIHSVQGTENGKMFMQLAGNDNYKCQYAYFSQPFPNSYIPVRVFTSVNHGNDSAEVHDSVLVWVEDVSTTRFKACIVAGGQGSGSNSTIDWLAFQGYQSGVKHGQARFALFTTGTKCTRVTFSQAFSTEPEVQATIQHGNLDQKKDAMNVWIESISRTHLVVCLRESRTFDGPHSNLIVNWMAYEHYPMLRKVKESSKILFSNYEIPLAQNNYALCKIINFSEPFYEPPNVLTTAVKDIKNNSSPLCAVKGPLSSWVEEINRAYVRVCIKDYAGIDGQRDNLQVHYVIIGDYDPCKNASCKYESKPAALSPQRCDCVCESSCPSYQEEMCASNGRTFRNLCLLQKEICETKGNYTHYHPGSCAGFPLQKGRHQFKNHPSWAEDQCETIQFEPFVFYPHQKIFIQLTVNHVNYSDPTYVHEATTPWVESVNSTQFTACVTRTGRNDYPSDSFATVDWVAYQGAPPGGIAGEKKFSRWWTGTSCQTVMLPSGKFSSQPTVFVTAEHYRSSLKHDAASVWLEDVSARSFKICIRELQNFAGVHDDISVNWLAFETIYRPLFTEHNNVSFPNGILPSKSNNFAFCQDVNFTRTYNNYPTVILTAKHASGEGNTSPDCNGIVSWIEFISNARFRVCVKELFVQRFDPLTVSYAVLADICPDNWIYFKGYCYQKVSSCDSWSNSQSRCAALGANLPSVHSQEENVFLQNLHNGENGWLGLSDIKSEGTFVWSDGTRFDFHYWATNQPNNFRNEDCVHTLGTLPAHRFKWNDVNCSSCHKYSCKKDYDECQGFSHDCPEYATCNNTEGSFNCSWLKPCDSSPCINGGNCTNQADANFTCHCVSGWTGDTCQDTISRGLEKSAIIGSNAKYLVQLSKWLKPVSQGNSFWKLCWRASRDGWSSSTFHSLCDGKGPTVTIIKVNQYIFGGYASISWGE